In Notamacropus eugenii isolate mMacEug1 chromosome 1, mMacEug1.pri_v2, whole genome shotgun sequence, one genomic interval encodes:
- the LTC4S gene encoding leukotriene C4 synthase isoform X2, with protein sequence MHGVHEEVALLATVTLCGVLLQAYFSWQVITARRRFRVSPPATTGPPEFERVFRAQDSSCLRPALPGGPIQILPWLCWVGPREAGPPVLRCPCPLAAGSSVCIGPDIPLSSSLPQEGPPE encoded by the exons ATGCATGGCGTACATGAGGAGGTGGCCCTGCTAGCCACAGTCACCCTCTGTGGAGTCCTGCTACAAG ccTACTTCTCCTGGCAGGTGATCACGGCGAGGAGGAGATTCAGGGTGTCACCCCCAGCCACCACTGGCCCTCCAGAGTTCGAGAGAGTCTTCCGAGCTCA GGACAGCAGCTGCCTGCGGCCTGCTCTACCTGGGGGCCCGATACAGATACTTCCATGGTTATGCTGGGTCGGCCCAAGGGAG GCTGGGCCCCCTGTACTTCGGTGCCCGTGTCCTCTGGCTGCTGGTAGCTCTGTCTGCATTGGGCCTGACATTCCACTTTCTTCCAGCCTCCCTCAAGAAGGCCCTCCTGAGTGA
- the LTC4S gene encoding leukotriene C4 synthase isoform X1, with translation MHGVHEEVALLATVTLCGVLLQAYFSWQVITARRRFRVSPPATTGPPEFERVFRAQANCTEYFPLFLAVLWVAGIFFHQGTAAACGLLYLGARYRYFHGYAGSAQGRLGPLYFGARVLWLLVALSALGLTFHFLPASLKKALLSDWL, from the exons ATGCATGGCGTACATGAGGAGGTGGCCCTGCTAGCCACAGTCACCCTCTGTGGAGTCCTGCTACAAG ccTACTTCTCCTGGCAGGTGATCACGGCGAGGAGGAGATTCAGGGTGTCACCCCCAGCCACCACTGGCCCTCCAGAGTTCGAGAGAGTCTTCCGAGCTCA GGCAAACTGCACAGAGTACTTCCCCCTGTTCCTGGCTGTCCTCTGGGTCGCTGGCATCTTCTTCCATCAAG GGACAGCAGCTGCCTGCGGCCTGCTCTACCTGGGGGCCCGATACAGATACTTCCATGGTTATGCTGGGTCGGCCCAAGGGAG GCTGGGCCCCCTGTACTTCGGTGCCCGTGTCCTCTGGCTGCTGGTAGCTCTGTCTGCATTGGGCCTGACATTCCACTTTCTTCCAGCCTCCCTCAAGAAGGCCCTCCTGAGTGACTGGTTGTAA